acttttccACAAGCTTTgtatttctttggttttgttttgtactGAAAACATGAACACCCTGCTCTAACACTAAGTTGTTTTGCTCCTTCCACAGGGCTATTCCCACTGTGTTGATGTGTACATAAAACAGTGTCAAGAGGTAATGCAGTTTGTTTtacataatttctttatttacatTACATTATTGATTTATTTAGTCCTATAGGTTGTTGGAAATACATTCTAAAATGCGCTTCTCAATCCCTAGGGTGCATTCCTGAGGAATGATGTCTTTGAAGATGCAGCCATTCTCTGCCAGAGAGTGAATAAGCAAGTTGGAGAAATCTTTAGCAATCCAGAGACAGTGCTAGCCAAACTcattcaaaatatatttgaagtTAAACTTCAGGTATTTTAACTTTTAACATGTTGAAGTTCATTGAGGAACctcttaataaaaaatatttcatctacTAACAGCAATTAATGAGAATTTACAGTATTTGTGATCTTAGTATACGGGTATAGAATCAACTCATTGTAACAATTAGGACAGATAATCAAGTCCATATCAAATAAATCTCCTTGTGCTCTGAATACAGGGTGACTGCAAATACTCAAACTGAATATGTAAAATTATTAGGGAATTGCTGTGTTCATTGGGTAGTTCATGAGATGTCATACACAAGTTTGATTTCTTCTCTATGCCCCCTACCAAGAATATGTCAGGAACAGAACTTCCACATTTCATATCTTTAATTTGCTCATTCTTGGATTTGGAATTTGTTTGTGAGGTTAACACTGAATAAGTGAAAATCATTTATGTTGTGAGTACTGTCTTGGAGCTAATACAATATTTATGAAAATCTAGAATAATTGAAAATACTAAGTTTTTCATCCTGCAAATACACCCACTTAAGTTCTTAAAGTCAACAGCATGACTTTCCTTGCAAAAATCAATTTCCCTGTAGATGTTGTTCTCATAGTGTAGAGATTGAGCTTGTGTTTCAACCCCAGTTTTGTGTGTCAATTTTGAATTAGTATTTTATgctaaattatatttttgtccAAATATTCAATGATTAGAAGGTTCTAAGCTTGTGTCTGCTTTGTGTATGTATTATGATAAGCAAATATCTAATCATCTCCTTTGCCTTGTGAACTGCAGAAATGCTCTGAGGCCTCTGGTGCTTTGGATTCTTAAAGTGAGGGGATTTTGTGTTAGTTGGTCAGACATATTTTCAAAGCCATCtgtcttttgtttctgcttCACATATTACTGTTTtgtattattaaataattttcttctacaAGTGTGTTTAACCCCCTCTGTGGCTAATGCAGGAAGTGTAAATTAGAGATGTAAAACCGAGGAAAGATGAATTTCCTTTAAGTAAAATCTAGACTTTGCAGGAAATTCCATATAATCTAGGAAGTAGTGAGAATGACCTGTGGTTGTCAGTTGATCTTCTAACAGATGTACCAAATTTTGCAGAGTTATGTGAAGGACCAGCTGGAAGAACACAGGAAATCAGATGCAGAACAGTATCTTAAAAACCTCTATGATCTATATACAAGGTATGTATATATCAATGATGAAATTATTGGATTGAAGCTAttggaaaataaacagatttattgtcaagaaaaagaagccaaaaatgTAAACTTCTCATAAAAGctgtaaatttttttatgtCTATTAACCTTTACAATGATGGGTTTCctaaggaaaatttaaaatggcCATTATTATTTTCAATGGCTATTATTGTGATCTTCaagagtaattttaaaactgtgcaAAAGCCAGTCCTCCATCTCACTGGCAACTTGATTGCAGTGGTGCTGTGTGTAATTAAACATGAATTACGTGAAATTCTTTACTTAAATGTGAAACTGCTCCAAGTCTTAATCACCATCTGGGTTCTGTTGTGCTGTGTACTTTACAAACTTGTAATGCTGTAATTCATCCACATTCaaccttttcctccccttcccttctttgtttcttttgcatAAAGAACCACTAATCTGTCAAGCAAATTGATGGAATTTAACTTGGGTACTGATAAGCAGACTTTCTTGTCTAAGCTTATCAAGGCCATTTTCATTTCCTACTTGGAGAATTACATTGAGGTGGAAATTGGCTATTTGAAAAGTAGGAGTGCAATGATTCTGCAGCGCTATTATGATTCCAAAAACCACCAGAAGAGGTCCATTGGCACTGGAGGGTAAGTTCCTTTTGGGAAGTTTGATAATTTTGAAGTGGAAGGGAGGTGGTGAGGGGAGAAAGGCTGTATTTGCCACGTCAGATGCACAGTGATGAACTGCCAAAGACCTACAGCTTTTTATAATTTGCTCTCACTTTATGTTCTGCTCAAAAGTGTGTTGCTCTCAGTACACGTGAAATGTACTCAGTGCATGGTATTTGTACAtactggaaatgaaaaataccagTTAAACCTATGTTTCAACTTAGGATCCAGATCCACAAAAGGACTGAAGCAAAACTAAGGTACCTAAAgcatgtatatgtgtgtatctAAAagcatacattttttttcacctgccCAGGTCTTGTGGTCCCCTCCCAAGAcctaggaaggggaaaagacCCATAGCAATGTCAGTGAGAAAGCTCTTAGTGAGCCCAGAAGATGCAATGGACTTAGAGAAAGGTAAAACAAGACTTCATTATCCTCAGGGTAGAAAAACTAATGAAGGAGTAGTGAGAAGTGGGATAGGAAGTATTGAAACTTGTGTGAAGCAGAGTGCTAAGGCTGCTGCACCTTTCAAAGAGCTGCTGGGTTCAGGAATGAGGAATTATatggaaaaagcagcagtgaagtaattaaaaaaaaagcaaagatgaaaatttaattttcttggggaaaattaaatttattgtgGTGCGTAACTGTATGGGTTGTTTTATGCATGGAAATGTGTCGAAGCATGCTTGACTAAATAAAGAACTGCTGAGATAATGGATGAGGATGAGAGGATTTGTGGGTGTGGATGAGATAGGAAGCTCTCATTAGTGTTTGGAAAGTGCAGTGTGACAGAGAGGATGGAGGCTAAATCTGTCCACAGAGCAGAAGTGCTGCAGGATTCCAGTGAAATCACTCATCCCACCAGGGGAATGAATAGCTGCTCCCATGTGTGAACGTGCCATTCCAGAACTCAGCTGACCATGGAATCAGAGGTGGTAGTTCTGCATTTACTgccaatttttgtttttaaagcttgCAAGACTTGTCTTAATGCTTGCACATCCTAAACTGTGTTTTGGGTCCTGTTTTTTGAGTTAACAACTAAAAGATCCTAAATTATTGTTGAGTTTGAGTGCCAAAATTTCCACCTGGTGAAATCTTCTTGGGGTCTGTCTTTGTTCCAGTATTCAAGACCTCAAAGAGAGACTAAGGCAAAGAACAAACTTACCCCTGGGGCCAAGCATTGACACACATGGGGAAACTTTCCTGTCACAAGAAGTGGTGGTTAACCTTTTGCAAGAAACCAAGCAAGCTTTTGAAAGATGTCACAGGGTAAGTTTGCTTCCTCTGACCTCCCTTAGTGGTATCATTTTGTGTGTGAGATTAAGTCTTGAGCTTAAGTTTTTGGTTGAGGTGTGATAGGAAGGTTGTTGTaaatttggaaaggaaaggatatttcaaatatttcaaattgtCTCTTGAGTTTTTCATGGAGCCACAGTGGAGGCtgagggtttgtttttccttgtgaaTCTAGTTGTAATTTGTGAGTATTAATGCTGGCTGTTTTTGGAAGAAGTGGGGATGGTTAAGCCTACTGGCTGCAGTGCTTTTCTTACTAAATTAGACCCAAAACCTGAGAAACCTTTagtgtggttttcttttcctgctttaaaaatacactgaataGTTCAACAGTTGTTTTCCTGCCTCAAGTGTAATTTCTTCTTATATTAGTGAATGATCACCAATAAAATGCTGAGGGGAATAGTCTTAAACATTATTTACCTTGGTAACCCTCTACAGTTCTTTAAATGCTTCAATCTAACATGAAAAAGGTATTTTACTTCTGATTAAATTGGTGGTTTTACTGCCTGCCAATCATATTTGTCTGGTACTTGATGTAAATGAAAACCCTTGAAATTTAATTGCAGacttaaatgtgatttttttttattagctaAATATACTGATTTCTAGaaaattttaattcctttaacATTCTCAATGAGTTCATGGCAGAAAAACTTCAGCTGTTTAgatgttttaatattttgtaaacTGAATGGGGCTAAAGACAGAGCAGGGTAGAGACACAAGACTTCTACCTGAACACCCTGGGGATCACCACCTTCCTCAGGGTGAGAATCAGTGCTGTAAGGCAAGCAGGTGGatcattatttttctcaaatCATAATTGCTAGAAGCAGTTGTTAAATTCATGATataaactgggttttttttttccacatgtgcacaaccttttgtttctgcctttctgttGGGATCAGATtgaatagaaattattttagaagaaTTGTATTTGAGTGTAAACCCCAATGGATCTTGGCACATAAGGAGATTTCCAGAATTACAATTTTAGAATTTAGGGGTTTGTGGTCAAAGCAACTCACTGTGCAAAAGATAACTTAGTCCCTGGCTAACTAATTGTGGTATTTATGTCACATAGCAGACGTGCCAGCTGTGactgcttttggaaaaataaatgagtaATTTTGATGTAGCCATATATTGAAACATTTCACTGTTTGGAAATCtctgttgttgggtttttgagttttttgggGGGTAATAGAGCAGAAATATTAGTGAGTGTTGTGTAAATTACCTGCAGTTGCAGTAATCTTTCTTCCTTGAAGCTTTATAAAAGTCTTCATCCAATTCCTTAGGAACCAAAGCTGTTTTTCCTAGGTACAAAAGCCCTGTCAcgtttttctttagaaaaggGATTTACTGACAGGTTGCTGTCCAAAATCCCATGTTGCTTACAGCTCATCAAAGTCCAGATGCTGAGTGTAAATATGGCCATTGCTGCACTTAATAAAAGTGTTCATGCTCCATTGACTCCAGCTGAACTGTGCTAAATGTAGCCCAGGTTCAGCTGCATTATTTTTGCTGCAGTGCTAAGAGAACACAAACTGGAGCTCCAGCTAACCCAGTGTCCTGCTTCTCACTGTGGCCAGTGCCAGGAGAGtgttaaaagaataaaaatacagggTGTACATAGAGTAATCTCTTCTGTATGCATTTTCCAGCATCCAGTGGCATGCAGGTTAGGCATTGAGACTGCATCTGGAAAACTGTTGTTAGGACTATTAATTAATATCTTCTTTTATTATTAcccttattattattattattagaaattGTTAATACATTTGCTTATTGTAGCCTCCTGTGGCAGCTTCAGTTTACTTGTAAATACTGAAGGGTTTGTTAATATTATTGGCTGTTCCTGAATAATTCTCTGTATGGACACTTTTCATTTTGAGTAAAATTCCAATTATTCTGGAATACTTGTTACATTTTAAGCTTATCCCCTTTGCAATATCCAATAAACTTTCAAATCTATGTAGAACTGACCTTTcggatattttttttctttttctttaaagctcTCTGATCCCTCTGACTTACCCAAGAAtgctttcagaattttttctatGCTTGTAGAGTTCTTGTGTACTGAACACATCGATTATGCATTAGAAACAGGCCTTGCTGGTGAGTACAGTATTTCCTGAGCATTTCATCTCCTTGGCCTTTCTGTGCAGATGATCTTTGCTGTGCCTTATTGATTGGCCTTGTTCAGGATGTGTTGGTTAAATTAAAtctgttttgtgtgtttgggggTTGACATTTAATGGCTTCTAAAGTGTAACTTTGATTTGGGGAATTGATGCACAGATGGAAACGTGCTTCTGtctttagaaacatttttatcatAGAAATTGGGATATCAGCATTCCCTACCTCTGTATTCTGTGTCATAacaggagaatatttttatattaaatccTAATGTTTATAGGAATTCAGTGCTTGTTTGTATATTTGTGTGCTTAAAATGACAGTAAATAAGAAAACTGCTTGTTTAAAGAAGTTAAAATCTTGACAGGGAGAACCTGTCTGTCTTGTAAGACAGCATCAAACTCACATTCTGAAGGAGTTCTTAAATTGACTGCTCTGTTTTGCCATCAGAAATGTTTCCAGTGAGGTATTTCTTATGCTTGTTACCAATATAGCTATGAGAAGAATTCTATATATGGCACCGTGGTAAATTTTTGAAACTCTAAGCCTGTGATTTAAGCATTCATGGAAAAAATCTGCATATTTAAAAAGTCATCATGCTAATGATAAGAACTGCATATCGTTACAATTCTAATGAAACCTCCTTTGCTTCAGGCATTCCCTCTTCTGATTCAAAGAATGCAAATCTTTATTTCTTGGATGTTGTCCACCAGGCCAATactattttccatttatttgaCAAGCAGTTCAATGATCATCTGATGCCACTGATCAGGTACCTTTGTTTTGATTAACATTTCCTCTGGTCTATTTTTTGGtgaagaaagcaatttttttttcatttttcatctctatTAAGAGGAGTTTATGCTTGGAGTAATTCAACTTGATATTgtgggagggggaagaagggaagtttAAACAAATTGGTTCCTTTGGAAACAAATGGGAGAGGGTGAGCTTCAGGAACACTGATAGGAAGGAAAGACATGTTGCTCCATGGagattttgctgctgcatttcaggtGGGACTCAAGGGGGTTTGTGGCTGTGCCCTTTTCCTGCTGGGGTGGGAAATCTTCACTAGATCCTGTTGGaagcagcaaacccagcagaCAGATTAGTTTTGAAGTTTTAATACTGTCACTTATCTTCTATACTCTTGCAGTTCTTCTCCTAAATTGTCTGAAtgccttcagaagaaaaaggataTCATAGAACAAATGGAAGTGAAGCTGGATATGGGCATTGATAGGCAAGTAGAGATTAAAACTTTCTCTTAATCTTTTAAACCACACCTTAGTGATATATGTTAACTGGCCTTTTAAACATTAATTATTCCTCAACTCAAAatggatattttaattttcttaaacatataaacttacatttttatgcataggaaatttacattttatgtGGTTAGAGGGTCATGTTTTCCATGGCAAATTTCTGACCCAAAAATGCTTCTGGAAGGATGTTTAAGGATTTTGCTTATGTTGAAAGAGTGCAATAATTCACTGTTACCTTATTGTCTCAAACTGGTGTTTTTCTACTttgaaaaagggagaaatgatGATTGAAATAGGTTAAGCACTTGCAGGATTTCCATTAGGAGCAAGGTTTGACAAAAATAGGTTAAATGATTTGCTGGGATCTGTGCAGTGCTATGGATTAGACCGAGTCGTGGAAGTCTGGAGACCTGGAATAATTTTGATTCTGACATTGACTTGCTTTGAGGTTGTGACtcatttaatcttttttctatttctcagaATAAAAATGAGGGGATAGCtataaaaattgcaaattaaaatcacagctgttttgcagcagaggaaaataatcAACTAACGAGCTTAATATTAGGAAATGGAGCTGGTGTGTGATGCCCTACTTCTGATTTGGGGTATTATTTTCTGCAAGTGCAAGGAGAAGGTGGAAATAGGAGGTGTAAGGTGGCAATTGAGATTTtaactgctcctgctgcaggtgacCTTAGAGGTTTAAACACAAAGTTGGAAGCACTTGAAGCACCGAGGCTATAAGCTTAGATCTAGACAGATACAGGTCAGTCATCAGTATTACAGTGGTTTGTATCTGTTTGTgctaaataattaatttcttaaagaCTTAGGAGAACAAGTTCTTGTCAGAAGACAGTACATTCAAAGGTTTGTGGATGaggaattggaaaaaaatttgtgTTTCAGCACATAAAAAAGAGAGATTAGTTTTGAGATGAGCATTACATGTAAATTGTGTTTGTGGGGctgttttgtgctgctttatGGTACCACTGATGCTGTTGAGAATTGATTGTCCTGCTTAAAGGAATGagttgaaaaaataaagcaaatttttgaAATGTTGATGGTTTCACCTTTATCTAATCTGGAAAAATCCAAGTGCAGCTTCTTGAAAACCATTCACAGCAATTATCTATCTCAGTAAAAGTGATTTATTAGCCAAACAGAATTAGTTCAATTGGTTTTCTCTCAGTATGTGTGTTGTGTAAACAGCCTTCTGGGAGTATTTATTCCAAATGGAAATTGAGGAGAATGTAagatattatttctttaaatttctgttgGTATGTGGACTTGGAACAAAGTAAATCTAAAATACAATTCTGAGCTCTAtgcataggaaaaaaaggagtttttttcctctctggctgCGTGTATTCTTCACCACCCCACCCCAGCTTGAATCCTTCAAGGCCTGGAATGTCCctgatggttttgtttgggaAGGCTGAGGGGGGGATGAGGGGGATGaaggaaaggggaggggaagagaagagagcCAGGGGAATGTTCCTGGCCAAGGTGGCTACTGGGAGAGGTTTGCAGCCTCtgtctctgctttgctgtttgaCCTTTGCTTTGGACTCGAAGGAAAGCAGAGCCCTGACCTTAGATAATGTTTTGAACAGATAAATCCTATAAAGGAGAAATAATTGATGCTGTAAAACTCCATTAGATTTCTGGGAGCAAGAGAAATACCAAGCTCTGGCAAAGGAAGAAGTTTCTTCTTTGCCCTCACCCTTCCTTCattttccaagtgttttctGAGGCTTGCTTCTGACTAATATGCAATGTGATCTCATTCTGCTAAACTCCTTGGAATGCttccttctgattctctctgAAGGATGCTATCCAATTCCTCTGAAGAGCTGGATTCAAATGGATTACCTCACAATTCATGTGTCCCCTTTAAAAGCAGCAGGCCAGCAGGCTGCATGCTCTGCTCCAAGACACTGAACTTGGAGGAAAGAGTTTTTTAGGAgtttttttttggctgatgCTAAAAAAAAACTAACTGCTTTTATAAAATCTCCTCTATAGAAAAATGTTAGATGCTGGGTTTTCCACCCCTCTTTGCTTCATGCTGCTTAGTTTTGTCCAGAATTGTGTcagtatatataaatataaaagtcAATGAAATGAAGAAGTTTCCTTCAAAACCCAATCTCTATTTGTAACTTTAAAGGACACTGAATTGTATGATTGGACAGATGAAACACATCTTGGCTGCAGAGCAAAAGAAGACAGATTTCAAACCAGAAGACGAAAACAATGTTTTGATTCAATATACAAATGTAAGTAACCAAAGTTTCAGCTCTTGGGTGTTATCAGGCACAAGATGCTCCTTACCAAACTCCCATTAGACAACATGTGTATTTACTTAATTTACTTCCATCTTGCACCAAGCACCTCCAAATTCTGTTGTGGATTATTTTCTCAAGCTGAAAAGGAGCATGAGTGTTTTTATCAAGTGTCAGACGCAAATCAGTGGGTGCTGGAGGAACTGgcaccttttttcccctcccaagAGGCCCAAATTCGGAGCAAAGCTTTTAGCTGATAATTACCTTTAAGCTATCAGTTTCAGAAAATCAATTATCAGGTACTCTCCAGTTGCTGGGTGCTTTTTCCTCTCAAAGTGGCAGGAACATGGCAAAGCATCACAGGTACAGCATGAACATTTTGCTGCAGTGTTCTCTCTCCAGTGAGTGTGTCTGAATCCCAgccagggggctgctggggtggctCACATTAGGGAAAAAGGCAGGGAGAAGTAGGGGAAAAACTCATTAAGAAGAAGTGAGAGCATTCCCTAAAtgcctgcagccaggtgggaatgggagaAGTTGGAAATAAGAGTGTGGGAAAGGTAGGAATCCCTGTATGGCTCTTAATTTGGATTTATGATTGTGACTCACAAGAGGTTTTTAATCACACACCCCTGGATCactaaattaaaaatccagatTAAAATGTTCTATTCTGAACTGATGTGAACTGTAacttatttgaatattttcttgcaTCCGTATTGCTACTTGCATTTTTGCATCTTTGTGTGGCAAATAgaaagaaatgtggaaaattaTTAACTGAAGAACAAACTTTTACAGCACATCATTGAGATTAATCAGAGTTAGTAACTGATGTTCAACTTAAAATGTGGAAGAAAGTAGattgtcacagacatattttatgaaaaatccttttgtcaGGAtctttctcctgagaagcttcagcttcttcaTGTTTTGCTGCCTTGGAATTTGATTTGGAGAAATTTTTTACTTGAAattttttacttgatgaccaatgacagccacctgtgtcaaggctgtgagcagtcacaagattttattatcattccattcttttctttgctagctttctgatgaaatcctctcttctattcttttagtatagttttagtatatagttttcttttaatataatatatataataaaataatgaatcagccttctgaaacatggaatCAAGATTCTtatctcttccctcgtcctgtGActcctgtgaacaccaccacagtAGATTACctaattcttatttatttctttctattttttaatctaGGCTTGTGTTAAAGTGTGTGGGTATGTTAGGAAACAGGTGGAAAAGATCAGGAACTCCATGGATGGCAAGAACGTGGACACGGTTTTGATGGAGCTCGGGGTTCGTTTCCATCGCCTCATCTATGAGCACCTACAGCAATATTCCTACAGCTGCATGGGGGGAATGCTGGCCATTTGTGATGTGGCTGAGTACAGGAAGTGTGCCAAAGACTTCAAGGTGAGCCTCTCTGTAGctatgatattttctgaaaaatccctttgccaggatttttctcctgagaagctgagaggcctcaggaacataatgtaaacaatgattatctgctgctgtggaatgcaacaggtgcatctttgattggtctcatgtcATTGTTTCTAATCACAGTCTAGCTATCTTGGACTGTCTagtcagtcacaagattttattatcattccattctttcctttccttgctagccttctgatgaaatcctttcttctattcttttagtatagtttttaatataatatatatcataaaataataaatcagccttctgaaacatggagtcaacattctcgtctcttcccttGTTctaagacccctgtgaacaccaccacacctGTCCATCAGGAGGGAGTGATGGTGCTAAATCCTCTCTCTCCTCATCTTTTGAAGATACTGTGGGAATccttaaaatcagagggttttgggaaagctgcaaaaggcaggcctcatgttggaacccaggacatcTGTCTGGTGGTCCTGGATAGCTCAAGCCCCTGCtagggggctcagagaccttggcacaaaGGTCTCAAAGAGCCCAaaacccctgtgcctttgattttgacccatggaaaaaattaccaactttATATGAGGAATTACAACTCacaaaagtttaagtagaatgatagttagtttatcacagggtgaaaagtagaattttggggtttttaaaatgggGGCTCggggtcccaagatggaggaattttgGCATGCcttgtctttcttctttcttcttcttcttagcctccatcttctgggtgatgttggcacttttagattggtttagagtagaagctcactatctaacataggtgataggtattgggaagttacAGTAAATAATGTATaagtagtttttagtataaaagatAACAGTGCCCCAAGGACGGGCAGTGTGCCTCAACCCAGCCTGTCAGACAGACCAGtgggtcagagaaagaattttatagataagaaacaataaacaacctcGAGAACAAGAACAGAGGAATCCCGACTCATTCTTtgactgctgggctggaaaaaGAGACTTCCTAATGCATCTCAGG
This sequence is a window from Serinus canaria isolate serCan28SL12 chromosome 5, serCan2020, whole genome shotgun sequence. Protein-coding genes within it:
- the EXOC5 gene encoding exocyst complex component 5, coding for MATTAELFEEPFVADEYIERLAWRTPGGGSRGGEAFDPKRLLEEFVNHIQELQVMDERIQRKVEKLEQQCQKEAKEFAKKVQELQKSNQVAFQHFQELDEHISYVATKVCHLGDQLEGVNTPRQRAVEAQKLMKYFNEFLDGELKSDVFTNSEKIKEAADIIQKLHLIAQELPFDRFSEVKSKIASKYHDLECQLIQEFTSAQRRGEISRMREVAAVLLHFKGYSHCVDVYIKQCQEGAFLRNDVFEDAAILCQRVNKQVGEIFSNPETVLAKLIQNIFEVKLQSYVKDQLEEHRKSDAEQYLKNLYDLYTRTTNLSSKLMEFNLGTDKQTFLSKLIKAIFISYLENYIEVEIGYLKSRSAMILQRYYDSKNHQKRSIGTGGIQDLKERLRQRTNLPLGPSIDTHGETFLSQEVVVNLLQETKQAFERCHRLSDPSDLPKNAFRIFSMLVEFLCTEHIDYALETGLAGIPSSDSKNANLYFLDVVHQANTIFHLFDKQFNDHLMPLISSSPKLSECLQKKKDIIEQMEVKLDMGIDRTLNCMIGQMKHILAAEQKKTDFKPEDENNVLIQYTNACVKVCGYVRKQVEKIRNSMDGKNVDTVLMELGVRFHRLIYEHLQQYSYSCMGGMLAICDVAEYRKCAKDFKIALVLQLFDTLHALCNLLVVAPDNLKQVCSGEQLANLDKNILHSFVQLRVDYRSARLARHFS